The following coding sequences lie in one Nitratireductor mangrovi genomic window:
- a CDS encoding DctP family TRAP transporter solute-binding subunit translates to MKKLLGAASALAMVMFAGQALAADGCDSGEMVIKFSHVVAEKGHPKGEAAKKLAERVNSEMNGTACMEVFPNSTLFDDDKVMEALLLGDVQLAAPSLSKFEAYTLKYRLFDLPFLFASLKDVESFGSSDKGKELLKTMEDKGYTGMGYWLSGLKQFSAKKPLLQPSDANGLKFRIQTSDVADAMIEAIGGSAQKLAFKEVYGALQTGVVDGQENSWCNIYTQKFFEVQDGVTETNHQTLAYLLVTSTEWLNGLDDGVREQFVNIVNEETAAANADVANKEAACRQNILDAGGVIRELDATQRQAWVDTMKPVWEKFQGDIGTDLIDAAMAVGASN, encoded by the coding sequence ATGAAGAAGCTACTCGGCGCCGCCTCGGCGCTTGCGATGGTGATGTTTGCCGGCCAGGCGCTGGCGGCCGACGGCTGCGACAGCGGCGAGATGGTCATCAAGTTCAGCCATGTCGTGGCCGAGAAGGGGCATCCCAAGGGCGAAGCCGCCAAGAAGCTCGCCGAGCGCGTCAACAGCGAAATGAACGGCACCGCCTGCATGGAGGTCTTCCCCAACTCGACCCTGTTCGACGACGACAAGGTCATGGAAGCCCTGCTCCTCGGCGACGTCCAGCTCGCCGCGCCGTCGCTTTCGAAGTTCGAGGCCTACACGCTCAAATATCGCCTGTTCGACCTGCCCTTCCTGTTCGCCAGCCTCAAGGACGTGGAGTCCTTCGGTTCGTCCGACAAGGGCAAGGAACTGCTCAAGACCATGGAAGACAAGGGCTATACCGGCATGGGCTACTGGCTCTCCGGTCTGAAGCAGTTCTCGGCCAAGAAGCCGCTGCTGCAGCCGAGCGACGCCAACGGGCTCAAGTTCCGCATCCAGACCTCCGATGTCGCCGACGCGATGATCGAGGCGATCGGCGGATCGGCCCAGAAGCTCGCCTTCAAGGAAGTCTACGGCGCGCTGCAGACCGGCGTTGTCGACGGCCAGGAGAACTCCTGGTGCAACATCTACACCCAGAAGTTCTTCGAGGTGCAGGATGGCGTCACCGAGACCAACCACCAGACGCTGGCCTATCTGCTGGTCACCTCGACCGAATGGCTGAACGGCCTCGACGACGGCGTCCGGGAGCAGTTCGTCAACATCGTCAACGAGGAGACGGCCGCGGCCAATGCCGACGTCGCCAACAAGGAAGCCGCCTGCCGGCAGAACATCCTCGACGCCGGCGGCGTGATCCGCGAGCTCGACGCTACGCAGCGCCAGGCCTGGGTCGACACCATGAAGCCGGTCTGGGAAAAGTTCCAGGGCGACATCGGCACCGACCTGATCGACGCGGCGATGGCCGTCGGCGCCAGCAACTGA